The sequence CGTTCGAAGTCGACGATGTTTTCCCACTCCTGGGCATCGGAGCGGGCCACGACGGCGACAACCGGCTCGGTGTCGCTGAGGTTGAACACCTCGTGGGGGACGCCGGGCTCGATGAAGATGAAGTCGCCCGCTTCGTTGTCGAGCGTCTTCTCCAGCCTCGGCCCGAACTCGTGCCGGACGCGTCCCTCGAGGATGTAGAGCATCACCTCGAAGTCCACGTGGATGTGTGCCTTCGCGACGCCGCCGGGCGGGATCATCGCCACGTTCATGGAGAGCGCGCCGGAGCCGACGTTCTCCGCCCACATCCCCGTCTTGTACTCGATCCCGTTCCACGCCCGGTGCCTGCCGCCGCCCCGCACCGTGATGATCCCCTCGTGCCGCTCCACCCGCCCCGGCGCCTGGCCGTCCCGGGCACCGTCGGCCTCCGAGCTACGCGGCACTGCTGCCCCGCGGAGTTTGGTCGGAACTCCTGATCGTCCCGCCACCCAGGGCGGGCTCCAGCCGATACCCGCCCAGCTTGACCCCCACGTCGGCAAGCTGCTTGGCCGCCTGTTGGCTACGGTCCACCGCGACGCGGTCGATCTTGGGGTTCTTTTTTAGAATCTCGTCCAGCCGATTCTTCTCCATCGTAGGACCTCCGCTAGAAGAAGTAAGGGTTGTGGACGAACGATACCAGCCCGTGGCGGGCGGGTCAGTCGCCTTTGGCCATTACGAGCGCGGCGGTGTTGGCGAGTAGCCAGGCGGAGGCGGCGCAGAGTTGCAGCCAGTCGCCGCGTGAGGTGATCCCGTACGCGAACACGCTGGCGATCCAGCACAGGCTGGCGGCCGTTTGGCCGGCCCACTCGATACGCATCGCCCGACGCAGCACCCGCCGCAGTCGCCGGCGCTTCGGAGTCAGCTTCGGAGTCAGCTTCGGAGCCAGCTCCGGAGTCAGCTTTGGAGTCAGCTTTGGAGTCGCGGGCGCGGGGGCTTCGGCTCGGTCGGTCAGCATACGCACTCCTGTCCGCAGCAGGAGAGATCGTCGAGGTACATGCCCCACATCCTGTACATCTCGAGCCCCTCGGCGGGCAGGCCCAGCGAGGTCGCGATCGACTTGGCGACGACCGCGAACCGCTGCCGGTACTTGAAGATGAAGCAGAAGATGTGCTTGTCGTGCCGCACGGACGCGCCGCACAGGTAGATCCCGGGGACGATCGTCGATTCGTCGTGCTCGCTGAGGAGCGGAAATCCGTCTTCCCGCGCCTCGAAGAGGTCCATCACGAGCGGGTGGCTTCCGTCAAACCCTCCCGCGAGGAGGGGCGGCACGGGCGTGCGAAAGCGCTGCCCGTCCCCCGTGGCGACCTCGAATCCACCGTTGGCGGCAGCGACGGCGGTGATTGCGGTGTCGGGAAAGAGCTCCACGTGCTCCGCGTACGAAGGGCGTCGTGTCCGCTCGAGCGAGAAGATGGAAAGGGCGACGCTGGGATCGGAGCTCTCGGACGCCCATGGACTCCCGCGGTCGAAGAGG is a genomic window of Candidatus Palauibacter scopulicola containing:
- a CDS encoding cupin domain-containing protein, encoding MPRSSEADGARDGQAPGRVERHEGIITVRGGGRHRAWNGIEYKTGMWAENVGSGALSMNVAMIPPGGVAKAHIHVDFEVMLYILEGRVRHEFGPRLEKTLDNEAGDFIFIEPGVPHEVFNLSDTEPVVAVVARSDAQEWENIVDFERPERP